A genomic stretch from Mus pahari chromosome 6, PAHARI_EIJ_v1.1, whole genome shotgun sequence includes:
- the Heyl gene encoding hairy/enhancer-of-split related with YRPW motif-like protein: MKRPRAPSGSDGESDGPIDVGQENDLSQMARPLTTPSPSQMQARKKRRGIIEKRRRDRINSSLSELRRLVPTAFEKQGSSKLEKAEVLQMTVDHLKMLHASGGTGFFDARALAVDFRSIGFRECLTEVIRYLGVLEGPSSHADPVRIRLLSHLKSYAAEMEPSPATTGALAFPVWPWSFLHSCPGLPSLSSQLAILGRVPGPVLPSVSSPPYPISALRSAPVHRPAGTIPPARRNLLPSRGVTSTQRAHLPERPAAPPPTALDVRATRSIVPITPCSSPTAPGAGKSDDSVSGSISSPCPSGPTGRPAGAVFYHSWVSEITEIGAF, encoded by the exons ATGAAGCGGCCCAGAGCGCCCAGTGGCTCCGACGGCGAGTCTGATGGACCCATCGACGTGGGTCAGGAGAACGATCTTAG cCAGATGGCCAGGCCGCTGACTACTCCCAGCCCTTCGCAGATGCAAGCCCGGAAGAAGCGCAGAGGG ATCATAGAGAAACGGCGCCGAGACCGCATCAACAGCAGCCTTTCTGAATTGCGACGATTGGTCCCCACTGCCTTTGAGAAACAG GGCTCCTCCAAGCTGGAGAAAGCTGAGGTCTTGCAGATGACCGTGGATCACTTGAAGATGCTCCATGCCTCCGGTGGCACAG GGTTCTTTGATGCCCGAGCCCTGGCTGTTGACTTCCGGAGCATTGGGTTTCGGGAATGCCTCACTGAGGTCATAAGATACCTGGGGGTCCTGGAAGGACCCAGCAGCCATGCCGACCCTGTCCGGATTCGCCTCCTCTCCCACCTCAAGAGCTATGCAGCAGAGATGGAGCCCTCACCCGCGACCACCGGTGCCCTGGCCTTTCCCGTGTGGCCCTGGTCCTTCCTGCATAGCTGTCCAGGCTTGCCTTCCCTGAGCAGTCAGCTCGCCATCCTGGGAAGAGTACCAGGCCCTGTGCTCCCCAGCGTCTCTTCTCCCCCTTACCCTATCTCAGCCCTGAGGTCGGCACCAGTGCACAGACCTGCTGGTACCATTCCCCCAGCCCGGCGGAATTTGTTGCCCAGCCGAGGGGTGACTTCCACCCAGAGAGCCCATCTTCCTGAGCGGCCAGCTGCCCCTCCACCCACAGCCCTCGATGTCAGGGCTACCAGGAGCATAGTTCCCATCACGCCATGTTCCTCCCCAACAGCCCCTGGAGCTGGGAAATCTGACGACAGTGTgtcaggttccatctccagccCATGTCCTTCGGGGCCAACTGGGAGGCCTGCGGGAGCAGTGTTCTACCACTCCTGGGTCTCAGAAATCACTGAAATTGGGGCTTTCTGA